In uncultured Bacteroides sp., the following proteins share a genomic window:
- a CDS encoding type I asparaginase: MITKYPSVLLIYTGGTIGMIENPETGALENFNFDQLLKHVPELKKFNYRISSYQFDPPIDSSDMEPQAWAKLVKIINYNYDNFDGFVILHGTDTMAYTASALSFMLENLSKPVILTGSQLPIGVLRTDGKENLITAIEIAAAKINGKPIVPEVCIFFENHLMRGNRTTKINAENFNAFRSYNYPPLARVGIHIKYEPSRIRKLHEEKPFIPHYLFDTNVVILTLFPGMQEGVISSILRSPELKAVILKTFGSGNAPQKEWFIRELKEANERGLIIVNVTQCSSGAVEMERYGTGLQLLQAGVISGYDSTVESALTKLMFLLGHGYSNKEIRYLMNTSIVGEISRDL, from the coding sequence ATGATCACAAAATATCCTTCCGTCTTGCTAATTTATACCGGTGGAACCATTGGTATGATTGAGAATCCGGAAACAGGTGCTCTGGAGAATTTCAACTTCGACCAACTGCTGAAACACGTTCCCGAACTTAAAAAGTTCAACTACCGTATCTCTTCCTATCAGTTCGACCCTCCTATTGACTCCTCGGACATGGAACCACAGGCATGGGCAAAGCTGGTAAAAATCATCAATTACAATTATGACAATTTTGACGGTTTTGTGATTCTTCACGGCACAGACACCATGGCCTACACAGCCTCTGCTCTTAGCTTCATGCTCGAGAATCTCAGCAAACCGGTTATCCTCACAGGTTCACAGCTTCCTATCGGTGTGCTCCGTACGGACGGTAAGGAAAACCTGATAACCGCCATAGAGATTGCAGCAGCCAAGATTAACGGGAAACCAATTGTGCCCGAAGTCTGTATCTTCTTTGAAAATCACCTGATGCGTGGAAACCGTACCACCAAAATAAATGCGGAGAACTTCAACGCTTTCCGTTCTTACAACTATCCGCCCCTTGCCCGGGTAGGAATTCACATTAAATACGAGCCTTCACGTATTCGTAAACTACACGAGGAGAAACCTTTTATACCACACTATCTGTTCGATACAAATGTGGTTATCTTAACGCTCTTCCCCGGTATGCAGGAAGGAGTTATCTCATCCATTCTTCGTTCTCCCGAACTTAAGGCAGTAATTCTAAAAACATTTGGTTCCGGAAATGCTCCGCAAAAAGAGTGGTTTATAAGAGAACTTAAGGAAGCTAATGAACGTGGACTGATTATTGTAAACGTTACCCAATGTTCATCCGGTGCAGTAGAGATGGAACGTTACGGAACAGGATTGCAACTTTTACAGGCTGGAGTAATCAGCGGATATGACAGCACAGTGGAAAGTGCGCTCACCAAATTAATGTTCCTCCTGGGACATGGTTACAGCAACAAAGAAATTCGCTATCTGATGAATACTTCTATTGTCGGAGAAATATCAAGGGATCTTTAG
- the trpA gene encoding tryptophan synthase subunit alpha, whose protein sequence is MNRINQLLYNNTKGILSIYFTAGYPNLDDTACIIRELEKKGVQMVEIGIPFSDPMADGPVIQNASTQALNNGMTLKLLFEQVRDIRHHVKIPLILMGYLNPIMQYGFENFCRKCVECGIDGMIIPDLPFKDYQEKYHLIAERYNLKVIMLITPETTEERIRLIDEHTDGFIYMVSSAATTGAQTEFDVEKKKYFKRIEAMKLNNPCIVGFGISNKATFKAACEHSAGAIVGSKFVTLLGEEESIPVAVDKLIAQLRD, encoded by the coding sequence ATGAATAGAATTAATCAGTTATTGTACAACAATACAAAAGGTATCCTTTCCATCTATTTCACAGCCGGCTATCCTAATCTGGACGACACTGCCTGCATTATCCGTGAACTGGAAAAGAAAGGAGTGCAAATGGTTGAAATAGGCATCCCGTTCAGTGACCCAATGGCCGACGGTCCTGTTATACAGAACGCATCTACACAGGCGTTGAACAATGGAATGACCCTGAAACTTCTTTTCGAGCAGGTTAGAGACATCCGCCATCATGTAAAGATTCCACTTATCCTGATGGGATATCTTAATCCAATCATGCAATACGGTTTCGAAAACTTCTGCCGTAAGTGTGTGGAATGTGGCATCGACGGAATGATTATCCCCGATCTTCCTTTCAAGGATTATCAGGAAAAATATCATCTGATTGCCGAACGTTACAATCTGAAGGTTATCATGCTTATTACTCCCGAAACCACTGAAGAACGCATCCGCCTGATAGATGAACATACTGACGGATTTATCTACATGGTATCTTCGGCTGCTACCACAGGTGCTCAGACTGAATTCGATGTGGAAAAGAAAAAGTATTTCAAACGAATTGAGGCAATGAAGCTTAATAACCCTTGTATAGTAGGATTTGGTATTTCCAATAAAGCAACGTTCAAGGCAGCCTGCGAACATTCGGCCGGAGCCATTGTAGGTAGTAAGTTTGTTACCTTACTGGGTGAAGAAGAAAGCATTCCTGTAGCTGTAGACAAGCTTATCGCTCAACTGAGAGATTAA
- a CDS encoding phosphoribosylanthranilate isomerase: MLIKVCGMRDAENIRQVESLGVDLIGLIFYPKSSRFVVCPPSYLPGKAKRVGVFVNEDQETVLTLHSQFLLNFIQLHGTESPEYCVSLRGKGLNLIKAFSVSAPADLEATEKYEGLCSYFLFDTKCEGHGGSGKQFDWSVLSHYHGKTPFLLSGGISPKSVKELKAFHHERFAGVDLNSCFETAPGMKDVEKLSRFINELRKTEQV; this comes from the coding sequence ATGCTAATTAAAGTGTGTGGAATGCGGGATGCAGAGAACATCAGACAGGTGGAAAGTCTGGGCGTTGATCTGATTGGGCTAATCTTTTACCCTAAGTCATCACGCTTTGTGGTCTGCCCGCCCTCCTACCTTCCCGGGAAAGCAAAGCGAGTTGGAGTTTTCGTAAACGAAGATCAGGAAACAGTGTTAACGTTGCACAGCCAATTTTTACTAAATTTTATACAACTTCACGGAACAGAGTCTCCGGAATATTGTGTATCTTTGCGGGGCAAAGGATTGAATCTGATAAAAGCCTTTTCTGTATCCGCTCCAGCAGATCTGGAAGCAACGGAAAAATATGAAGGACTTTGCAGCTACTTTCTCTTCGACACGAAATGTGAGGGGCACGGCGGTTCCGGAAAACAATTCGATTGGTCGGTACTCTCCCATTATCATGGAAAGACACCTTTTCTACTTAGTGGAGGCATCTCTCCTAAAAGTGTAAAAGAACTTAAAGCTTTTCATCACGAACGCTTTGCCGGAGTAGACCTCAACAGTTGTTTTGAGACAGCTCCCGGAATGAAAGATGTGGAAAAGCTGAGTCGGTTTATCAATGAGTTAAGAAAAACAGAACAAGTATAA
- the trpC gene encoding indole-3-glycerol phosphate synthase TrpC, with amino-acid sequence MKDILMDIIETKRITVSEQKKAISLRMLKDGATEERKMISMRQALANSTSGIIAEFKRKSPSKGWINKDACAEEITAAYAANGASALSILTDTPFFGGDLKDLRNARAGVNIPILRKDFIIDEYQLYQAKIVGADAVLLIAAALEKEECSVLATKAHELGLEVLLEIHSEKELEYVDSSIEMVGVNNRNLGTFVTDVENSFRLASLLPKDTLLVSESGISSPETVMKLRQAGFRGFLIGENFMKTNNPGEALGEFIKKLN; translated from the coding sequence ATGAAAGATATACTGATGGACATCATTGAAACCAAGCGAATTACTGTCAGCGAACAGAAAAAAGCTATCTCTCTGAGAATGCTCAAGGATGGAGCAACCGAAGAGCGCAAAATGATCTCTATGCGACAGGCCTTGGCCAACTCAACCTCTGGCATTATTGCTGAGTTTAAACGTAAATCGCCTTCTAAGGGATGGATCAACAAGGATGCCTGTGCAGAGGAAATTACTGCTGCTTATGCAGCAAACGGTGCTTCGGCTCTTTCTATTCTGACAGATACCCCGTTCTTTGGCGGCGATCTGAAAGATTTGCGCAATGCACGTGCCGGAGTAAATATTCCTATTCTGCGGAAGGACTTCATCATTGACGAATATCAGCTCTATCAGGCAAAGATTGTGGGAGCCGATGCTGTTCTGTTGATAGCTGCCGCACTGGAAAAAGAGGAATGCAGTGTCCTTGCAACGAAAGCGCATGAGCTGGGACTGGAAGTGCTTCTGGAAATCCACAGCGAAAAGGAGCTGGAGTATGTGGACAGCAGCATTGAGATGGTGGGAGTAAATAACCGCAATCTGGGGACCTTCGTTACCGATGTGGAGAACTCTTTCCGCCTGGCCAGCCTTCTGCCTAAAGACACTCTGCTGGTATCGGAAAGCGGAATCTCTTCTCCGGAGACAGTAATGAAGCTTCGCCAAGCAGGCTTCCGCGGATTCCTGATAGGCGAGAACTTTATGAAAACAAACAATCCGGGGGAAGCTCTTGGAGAATTTATCAAAAAGCTAAACTGA
- the trpD gene encoding anthranilate phosphoribosyltransferase has translation MKNILYKLFEHQYLDREEAKSVLQNIALGKYNDAQVASLITVFLMRNISVEEMLGFKEALLDMRVEVDLADYRPVDIVGTGGDGKNTFNISTTACFALAGAGFNVVKHGNYGATSVSGASNVMEQHGVKFTSDVNKLRQSMDKCNIAYLHAPLFSPAMKAVAPIRKSLGVRTFFNMLGPLVNPVMPAYQLLGVYSLPLMRLYSYAYQESGSKFAVVHSLDGYDEISLTSDFKVVDSTSEKIYTPESLGFKRCTEADLYGGDTPEDAALIFDNVLNNCATDAQTNCVVINAAFAIQVIHPEKSIEDCIAIASESLKSGKALKSFKQFVELNS, from the coding sequence ATGAAAAATATACTATATAAACTCTTCGAGCACCAATATCTGGACCGCGAAGAAGCTAAGAGTGTTCTTCAGAACATTGCCCTTGGAAAATATAACGATGCGCAGGTAGCATCACTCATCACCGTGTTTCTTATGCGTAATATCTCCGTTGAGGAGATGCTGGGATTCAAGGAAGCATTGCTTGATATGCGTGTGGAGGTGGATCTTGCCGACTATCGCCCGGTAGACATTGTAGGAACCGGAGGCGACGGAAAGAACACATTCAACATCTCGACTACGGCATGTTTCGCACTGGCCGGAGCTGGTTTCAATGTGGTGAAGCACGGAAACTATGGTGCAACATCAGTAAGTGGAGCAAGTAACGTAATGGAGCAGCACGGAGTGAAGTTTACCTCCGATGTAAACAAGCTGCGCCAAAGCATGGATAAGTGTAACATTGCCTATCTGCATGCGCCACTGTTCAGTCCGGCAATGAAGGCAGTTGCCCCTATCCGCAAGAGTCTGGGTGTGCGTACCTTCTTTAATATGCTTGGTCCGCTGGTAAATCCGGTGATGCCGGCTTATCAGTTGCTGGGAGTGTACAGCCTTCCATTGATGAGACTCTATAGCTACGCTTACCAGGAAAGTGGAAGTAAGTTTGCAGTGGTTCACAGTCTGGATGGTTACGATGAAATATCCCTCACTTCAGACTTTAAGGTGGTAGATTCTACCAGTGAGAAGATCTACACTCCGGAATCATTGGGATTCAAACGCTGCACAGAGGCCGACCTTTACGGTGGCGATACTCCCGAAGATGCCGCACTCATCTTTGATAATGTGCTGAACAATTGCGCTACCGATGCACAAACCAATTGTGTGGTGATCAATGCCGCATTTGCCATACAGGTAATCCACCCCGAGAAAAGTATAGAGGATTGTATTGCCATTGCAAGTGAATCATTAAAAAGTGGAAAAGCACTGAAATCATTTAAACAATTTGTTGAACTAAACAGTTAA
- a CDS encoding aminodeoxychorismate/anthranilate synthase component II, protein MKKILILDNYDSFTYNLLHLVKELGFTDVEVHRNDRISLDEVDKFDKIILSPGPGIPEEAGILLPLIKRYAPTKSILGVCLGHQAIGQAFGAKLENLKEVFHGVETPINIVKEDSLFSGLSKEITVGRYHSWIVSNENFPAELEVIAEDKQGEIMALRHKTYDVKGIQFHPESVLTPKGHEIINNWLKK, encoded by the coding sequence ATGAAAAAGATACTTATACTAGATAATTACGACTCTTTTACCTATAACTTGCTTCACCTGGTAAAGGAACTGGGATTCACTGACGTAGAAGTGCACCGTAACGACCGGATTTCTCTCGACGAGGTAGATAAGTTTGATAAGATTATCCTCTCTCCCGGACCGGGTATTCCCGAAGAGGCTGGTATTCTGCTTCCGCTTATCAAGCGCTATGCACCCACAAAGAGCATTCTTGGCGTATGTTTAGGACATCAGGCAATAGGACAAGCTTTTGGCGCTAAGCTGGAAAACCTGAAAGAGGTGTTCCATGGCGTAGAGACTCCTATTAATATAGTAAAGGAAGATTCACTGTTCAGCGGATTATCGAAAGAGATCACCGTAGGACGCTACCATTCATGGATTGTGAGCAATGAGAATTTCCCCGCTGAGCTGGAAGTAATTGCAGAAGACAAGCAGGGAGAGATCATGGCATTGCGTCACAAGACTTATGATGTGAAAGGTATTCAGTTTCATCCGGAGTCAGTGCTCACACCTAAAGGTCACGAAATCATTAATAACTGGTTAAAGAAATAA
- a CDS encoding anthranilate synthase component I family protein translates to MKTYNFKTVSKTILSDLHTPVSVYLKVRDIYPESALLESSDFHGNENSHSYIALKPLASIGVNSNICTSRFPDNSELKEEITDQFTVSDAMNSFIGKLNVTGDDKDSCGLYGYTSFNAVRYFEHIPVQESHDAKNDAPDLLYILYKYVLIFNHFKNELTLVELLQDGESSDIEKLETILENRNFASYNFSTKGKETSPITDEEYKSYVRQGVAHCLRGDVFQIVLSRRFVQPYTGDDFKVYRALRSINPSPYLFYFDFGGFRIFGSSPETHCKVTGNLASIDPIAGTSRRTGDVTKDKQLVEALLADPKENAEHVMLVDLARNDLSRNAHNVKVDFYKEVQYYSHVIHLVSRVSGELNEDTNAVKTFIDTFPAGTLSGAPKVRAMQLISEIESHARGAYGGCIGFIGLNGDLNQAITIRSFVSRNNELWYQAGAGIVAKSNDEYELQEVNSKLGALKKAIDMACSLKN, encoded by the coding sequence ATGAAAACATATAATTTTAAAACCGTTAGCAAGACTATACTTAGCGATTTACATACTCCGGTGAGCGTTTATCTTAAGGTACGTGATATTTATCCTGAATCGGCTTTGCTGGAAAGCTCGGATTTTCACGGAAACGAGAACAGTCACTCTTACATTGCATTAAAGCCATTGGCCAGCATCGGGGTAAACAGTAATATTTGCACTTCCCGCTTTCCCGACAATTCAGAACTTAAAGAAGAGATAACCGATCAGTTCACAGTGTCAGACGCTATGAACAGCTTCATTGGCAAACTAAATGTAACGGGCGACGACAAAGATTCCTGCGGTCTTTATGGATACACATCTTTCAACGCAGTGCGCTACTTTGAACACATTCCCGTTCAGGAATCACACGATGCAAAGAACGATGCTCCCGACTTGCTTTACATACTATATAAATATGTACTAATCTTCAATCACTTTAAGAACGAACTTACTCTGGTTGAGCTTTTACAGGATGGAGAGAGCAGCGACATAGAAAAGCTGGAAACAATTCTTGAGAACCGCAACTTTGCTTCGTACAACTTCTCTACCAAAGGAAAAGAAACAAGTCCCATCACAGATGAAGAGTACAAATCATACGTCCGACAAGGGGTAGCCCACTGCCTTCGTGGAGATGTTTTCCAGATTGTTCTTTCCCGCAGATTCGTTCAGCCCTATACCGGAGACGATTTCAAAGTCTATCGCGCCCTTCGTTCCATAAACCCCTCTCCTTACTTGTTCTATTTTGATTTCGGTGGTTTCCGTATTTTCGGTTCTTCACCCGAAACACACTGCAAGGTAACAGGCAACCTTGCAAGCATTGACCCGATAGCCGGCACATCTCGCCGCACAGGAGATGTAACTAAAGACAAACAACTGGTAGAAGCTCTGCTTGCCGATCCTAAAGAAAACGCAGAACATGTGATGCTGGTAGACCTTGCCCGCAACGACCTGAGCCGTAATGCTCATAACGTAAAGGTGGACTTCTATAAAGAGGTGCAGTATTATAGTCACGTAATTCACCTGGTTTCTCGTGTAAGCGGAGAACTGAACGAAGATACTAATGCAGTAAAAACATTCATTGATACTTTCCCTGCAGGTACACTCTCAGGAGCTCCAAAGGTACGGGCCATGCAGCTGATTTCAGAGATAGAGAGCCATGCACGTGGAGCTTACGGCGGTTGCATCGGGTTCATCGGACTGAACGGCGACTTGAATCAGGCCATCACCATCCGTTCTTTTGTGAGCCGCAACAACGAACTCTGGTATCAGGCCGGAGCAGGAATCGTGGCAAAGAGCAATGATGAATACGAACTTCAGGAGGTAAACAGTAAACTGGGTGCGCTGAAAAAAGCAATAGACATGGCTTGTTCTTTAAAAAACTAA
- the trpB gene encoding tryptophan synthase subunit beta codes for MKTYLVNEDGYYGEFGGAYIPEILYKCVEDLKNNYLDILQSDDFKQEFNALLKDYVGRPSPLYLAKRLSEKYGCKIYLKREDLNHTGAHKINNAIGQILLARRMGKKRIIAETGAGQHGVATATVCALMGMECIVYMGKTDVERQQVNVQRMKMLGATVCPVTSGNMTLKDATNEAIRDWCCHPSDTYYVIGSTVGPHPYPDMVARLQSVISEEIKKQLLEQEGRDYPDYLVACVGGGSNAAGTIYHYIDDERVKIVLAEAGGKGVETGMSAATIQLGKMGIIHGAQTLVMQSEDGQIEEPYSISAGLDYPGIGPMHANLATEHRATILAINDDEAIKAAFELTRIEGIIPALESAHALGALSKVKFKPEDVVVLTVSGRGDKDIETYIGFMND; via the coding sequence ATGAAAACGTATTTAGTTAACGAAGATGGTTATTATGGTGAGTTCGGTGGAGCATATATTCCCGAGATCCTTTACAAGTGTGTGGAAGATTTAAAGAACAACTACCTTGATATTTTGCAGAGTGATGATTTTAAACAAGAGTTTAATGCATTACTTAAGGATTACGTGGGACGCCCTTCCCCACTCTATCTGGCAAAACGCCTTTCGGAAAAGTATGGTTGCAAGATTTATCTGAAAAGAGAAGACCTTAATCACACCGGAGCACATAAGATTAACAATGCTATTGGCCAGATTCTTTTGGCTCGTCGCATGGGGAAAAAGCGGATTATTGCTGAGACTGGTGCCGGTCAGCATGGTGTTGCAACGGCTACTGTTTGCGCACTGATGGGTATGGAATGCATCGTTTACATGGGTAAAACAGATGTGGAACGCCAGCAGGTAAATGTTCAGAGAATGAAGATGCTGGGAGCTACAGTTTGCCCGGTTACTTCAGGCAACATGACTCTAAAGGATGCTACCAACGAGGCAATACGCGACTGGTGCTGTCACCCTTCGGATACTTATTACGTTATTGGTTCTACCGTAGGACCTCATCCTTATCCTGACATGGTTGCCCGTTTGCAATCAGTTATCAGCGAAGAGATCAAGAAGCAGTTACTGGAACAGGAAGGACGAGATTATCCTGATTACCTTGTAGCCTGTGTAGGTGGCGGTAGCAACGCAGCCGGAACCATATACCATTATATAGATGACGAGCGCGTGAAGATTGTTTTGGCTGAAGCCGGAGGTAAAGGTGTTGAAACAGGTATGTCGGCTGCTACCATCCAACTTGGAAAGATGGGTATTATCCACGGGGCACAGACATTGGTGATGCAGAGCGAGGACGGACAGATAGAAGAGCCATACTCAATTTCGGCCGGACTGGATTATCCGGGTATCGGACCTATGCATGCAAACCTTGCTACCGAACATCGTGCCACAATACTTGCCATCAATGATGATGAAGCAATTAAGGCGGCATTTGAGCTAACCCGTATCGAGGGAATTATTCCAGCACTGGAATCGGCTCATGCGCTGGGAGCTTTGAGCAAAGTGAAGTTCAAACCGGAAGATGTGGTGGTTCTCACCGTATCGGGCCGTGGAGACAAGGACATTGAGACTTATATCGGATTCATGAACGATTAA
- a CDS encoding substrate-binding domain-containing protein: MKAKVSIKTIAEQVGVSTTLVSYVLNNKNENRISKEVAAKIRKVAQDLNYQPNQIARSLKAQKTFTIGLIVADIANPFSSQMARIIEDEAKKNGYSVIFGSSDESEKKTRDLITLFINRQVDGLIVALPEHCEDQVLYLKESGIPFVLIDRYYPSIPSNFVAIDNYDAARKAIIHLQSYGHKRIGVISYQTSLFHLNERVRGAVDLLKEQAMVAEVRIDHTDEDVTNAIKGFLADENPVDAIFATTNLLTICGLKYINGLGLKIPDQLAVVGFDETDAFDLFYAPVTYVKQPMANLGLKSVRILLDAIEKKGSSIESAIFETELVVRKSSVVTL, translated from the coding sequence ATGAAAGCCAAAGTATCCATAAAAACAATTGCTGAGCAAGTTGGAGTTTCTACAACTTTGGTGTCGTATGTACTTAACAATAAGAACGAGAACAGGATAAGTAAAGAGGTTGCTGCCAAGATTAGAAAGGTAGCACAAGATCTCAACTATCAGCCTAACCAGATTGCACGGAGCCTTAAGGCACAAAAAACATTTACCATTGGTTTAATTGTGGCCGATATTGCCAACCCATTCTCTTCTCAGATGGCTCGTATTATTGAAGATGAGGCTAAAAAGAACGGATATTCAGTAATCTTTGGTAGTTCGGACGAGAGTGAAAAGAAAACCAGAGACTTGATTACGTTGTTCATCAATCGTCAGGTAGACGGATTAATCGTTGCATTGCCGGAGCATTGTGAAGATCAGGTTCTTTACCTGAAAGAGTCGGGCATACCGTTTGTGCTGATTGACCGTTACTATCCTTCAATTCCTTCTAACTTTGTGGCTATTGACAATTATGATGCTGCCAGAAAGGCAATCATCCATTTACAGTCATACGGGCATAAGCGGATTGGGGTTATATCTTATCAAACATCTTTGTTCCACCTTAACGAACGGGTTAGAGGGGCAGTTGATTTATTGAAAGAGCAAGCCATGGTTGCAGAGGTGCGTATTGATCATACTGATGAAGATGTAACCAATGCAATCAAGGGATTCCTTGCTGATGAGAATCCTGTTGATGCTATCTTTGCCACAACCAACTTACTTACTATCTGCGGACTGAAGTACATTAATGGTTTAGGCCTTAAAATACCTGACCAACTGGCAGTTGTAGGTTTTGATGAAACTGATGCTTTTGATCTTTTCTATGCTCCGGTAACTTACGTGAAGCAACCTATGGCCAACCTTGGCTTAAAGTCTGTGAGGATTCTGCTTGATGCCATAGAGAAGAAAGGCTCTTCCATTGAATCGGCCATTTTTGAGACAGAACTTGTGGTTCGTAAATCTTCAGTTGTTACCTTATAA
- a CDS encoding carbohydrate kinase: MKTKDLEKQRIVCYGEVLWDIFPTKTKPGGAPMNVAYHLQKFGVDSQMISRVGADDAGQKLLNLLNEWNIPTTYCQVDETHETGKVEAIAGENEEMTYVIHESAAWDYISSDEAYDELVASADAFVFGSLVTRNETSRDTLYRLLEKASYKVFDINLRAPFYSVETIEYLLEKCNLLKLNKAELDLIITWFWNQTGTEEESVRFIQKEFNIDEVIVTKGSEGATYYTLTNSYTFPAFRVTVKDTVGSGDSFLAAFLAKKVQNETPETGMIYATALGAFVASHEGACPSYNLAQLMDFQLQRQSIL, translated from the coding sequence ATGAAAACAAAAGACCTTGAAAAACAAAGAATTGTGTGTTATGGCGAAGTACTTTGGGATATTTTCCCTACTAAGACCAAGCCGGGCGGAGCACCTATGAACGTGGCTTACCATTTGCAGAAATTTGGTGTAGACAGCCAAATGATCAGCCGAGTAGGAGCCGACGATGCTGGCCAAAAATTGTTGAATCTGCTCAATGAATGGAACATTCCAACTACCTATTGCCAGGTTGACGAAACTCATGAGACTGGAAAAGTAGAAGCTATTGCCGGAGAGAATGAAGAGATGACTTATGTTATCCATGAATCTGCTGCATGGGATTATATCAGCTCCGATGAGGCTTACGATGAATTGGTAGCCAGTGCTGACGCTTTTGTGTTTGGTAGTCTGGTAACCCGTAATGAAACCTCACGTGATACTTTATATAGACTTCTGGAAAAGGCTTCATATAAGGTGTTTGACATAAACCTGCGTGCACCATTCTATTCGGTTGAAACAATAGAATATTTGTTGGAAAAGTGTAATCTGCTGAAGTTAAATAAGGCTGAGTTAGACCTGATTATTACCTGGTTCTGGAATCAGACTGGTACAGAGGAAGAATCTGTGAGATTCATTCAGAAAGAGTTTAATATTGATGAAGTGATAGTAACCAAAGGAAGCGAAGGAGCTACTTATTACACACTAACTAACTCTTATACATTCCCAGCATTCCGTGTTACTGTAAAAGACACTGTAGGAAGCGGAGACTCTTTCCTTGCTGCTTTCCTTGCAAAGAAAGTTCAGAACGAAACTCCTGAAACGGGTATGATTTATGCCACAGCACTGGGCGCTTTTGTTGCCTCTCACGAAGGAGCTTGCCCTTCTTACAATCTGGCTCAGTTGATGGATTTCCAGCTACAGCGCCAATCTATTCTATAA
- the fucP gene encoding L-fucose:H+ symporter permease → MQLPSLKPAKTLTVAADLSMEKKNSYVLPLILIISMFFMWGMAGNLNDILIKQFKKSFELTDLQSGFVQSAFYMGYFLLAIPASIVMRKYNYITGIIIGLILYAAGAFLFFPASENNSYAFFLFALFVIASGLAFLETAAGPYVLALGKPETATFRLNLAQSFNPIGCVTGVLVGQHFILTGVEYTKEQLAKMSPEALKAYYLTEAHSVQTPYLIIGAIILLFAIIIAFTKFPTIKAEETTDTSSTRNTLKLLLGKKSFKQSVIAQFFYVGAQVCIWSYLIRYIQSTIPGTPEKGAANFLTISLIVFTLGRFIGTGLLKKIKDNKLLSIYALVNVVLTAVGILFPGTIGLWALVGTSFFMSIMYPTIFSLGMKDLGEHTKLGASILVMAIIGGAVLTLAMGRLSDMAGIANSLLIPLLCFVFVAYYGIKGYKDKA, encoded by the coding sequence ATGCAACTACCTAGTTTAAAACCAGCGAAAACATTAACCGTAGCAGCCGATTTGTCAATGGAGAAAAAGAACAGTTACGTGTTACCACTTATTCTTATTATCAGTATGTTCTTTATGTGGGGCATGGCCGGTAACCTGAATGATATCTTAATTAAACAGTTCAAGAAATCATTTGAACTGACCGATTTGCAATCAGGTTTTGTACAGTCAGCCTTTTACATGGGATATTTCCTTCTTGCCATTCCAGCATCAATCGTGATGCGCAAGTACAATTACATAACCGGAATCATCATTGGTCTGATATTGTATGCAGCTGGAGCATTCTTGTTCTTCCCTGCATCAGAGAACAACTCGTATGCATTCTTCCTGTTTGCACTGTTTGTAATTGCTTCTGGACTTGCATTTCTGGAAACAGCAGCCGGTCCTTATGTTCTGGCATTAGGAAAGCCCGAAACGGCTACTTTCCGTCTGAATCTGGCACAATCATTTAATCCAATCGGATGCGTAACAGGCGTGTTGGTAGGTCAGCACTTTATCCTTACCGGAGTTGAGTATACCAAGGAACAGCTTGCTAAAATGTCGCCCGAAGCCCTGAAAGCTTACTATCTTACAGAGGCTCATTCCGTGCAGACTCCTTATCTGATTATCGGTGCCATCATTTTATTGTTTGCTATAATCATTGCATTCACTAAATTCCCTACTATCAAGGCTGAAGAGACCACCGATACATCATCTACAAGAAATACGCTGAAACTTTTGCTGGGCAAAAAATCTTTCAAGCAATCAGTTATTGCACAGTTCTTCTATGTGGGAGCTCAGGTATGTATCTGGAGTTATTTGATCCGTTACATTCAGTCAACAATTCCGGGAACACCAGAGAAAGGTGCTGCTAACTTCCTGACTATCTCTCTTATAGTCTTTACCCTTGGTCGCTTTATAGGAACAGGATTGCTAAAGAAGATAAAAGACAATAAATTACTTTCGATTTATGCCCTTGTCAATGTAGTTCTCACAGCTGTTGGAATCCTTTTCCCAGGAACAATCGGTCTTTGGGCATTAGTAGGCACCAGTTTCTTCATGTCAATCATGTATCCTACTATCTTCTCATTGGGTATGAAGGATCTTGGCGAACATACAAAGTTGGGAGCATCCATACTTGTAATGGCAATTATCGGTGGAGCCGTGCTTACCCTTGCAATGGGCCGTTTGTCTGATATGGCAGGAATTGCTAATTCATTGCTTATCCCGCTTCTTTGCTTCGTGTTTGTAGCCTATTACGGCATCAAAGGATACAAGGATAAAGCTTAG